A single window of Balaenoptera ricei isolate mBalRic1 chromosome 15, mBalRic1.hap2, whole genome shotgun sequence DNA harbors:
- the LOC132349154 gene encoding oncomodulin — MSITDVLSADDIAAALQECQDPDTFEPQKFFQTSGLAKMSASQVKDVFRFIDNDQSGYLDEEELKFFLQKFESGARELTESETKSLMAAADNDGDGKIGADEFQEMVHS; from the exons ATGAGCATCACAGATGTCCTTAGTGCTgatgacattgcagcagccctGCAGGAGTGCCAAG ACCCGGATACTTTTGAACCCCAAAAATTCTTCCAGACATCGGGCCTCGCCAAGATGTCAGCCAGTCAGGTGAAGGATGTTTTTCGTTTCATAGACAACGACCAGAGTGGGTACCTGGATGAAGAAGAGCTGAA GTTTTTCCTCCAGAAGTTTGAGAGTGGTGCTAGAGAACTGACTGAGTCAGAAACCAAGTCCTTGATGGCGGCTGCAGATAATGATGGAGACGGGAAAATTGGGGCTGATG AATTCCAGGAAATGGTACATTCTTAA